Proteins encoded together in one Anopheles darlingi chromosome 3, idAnoDarlMG_H_01, whole genome shotgun sequence window:
- the LOC125954524 gene encoding uncharacterized protein LOC125954524 yields the protein MVQQQTYKAGGNWLRYGALALVLVAAFLSIAPISAHPAIEQDDLADGKVVNQNAAVINQPRSSILDNIFNIPIQTLKAVNDLVQSIAGNLQQAGSGSYFRARSGSQLRNINVNVDDDKVEENETAPETKQQTAKKGK from the exons atggtgcagcagcaaacgtaCAAA GCCGGCGGTAACTGGTTGCGCTACGGAGCGCTGGCCCTGGTGCTCGTTGCTGCTTTCCTCTCGATTGCACCCATCAGCGCACATCCGGCCATCGAGCAGGATGATTTG GCTGACGGTAAGGTTGTGAATCAGAATGCGGCCGTCATCAACCAGCCCCGTTCGAGCATACTGGACAACATATTCAAT ATTCCCATCCAAACGCTGAAGGCGGTGAACGATCTGGTGCAGAGCATTGCCGGAAATTTGCAGCAAGCCGGCTCCGGCAGCTACTTCCGGGCACGCAGCGGTAGCCAGCTGCGCAACATTAACGTCAACGTCGACGATGACAAGGTGGAGGAGAACGAGACGGCGCCCGAGACCAAGCAGCAGACGGCGAAGAAGGGAAAATAg